Proteins from one Anopheles nili chromosome 2, idAnoNiliSN_F5_01, whole genome shotgun sequence genomic window:
- the LOC128732069 gene encoding sodium-coupled monocarboxylate transporter 2-like has product MVKSITANPQGVFSVEDYTVFAIMLGISTAIGVYFGIFQKRKNQTTEEYLLGGRKMKTFPIAISLIASQLSGVSIMSVPAEMYSYGAQYWIIAPTMIVITMIINYIFVPVFYSNHITNCYQYLEDRFSPAVKKFVTFTYVLNIYLILPIFIFIPALAFSQVTGINIHLINGIVCGVCIFYTMLGGIKAVVWTDVVQGMIMFVSCFLVVVIGVAKIGGLSEVYERAMAGDRLEIFDMTLDATTRQTFWTSSVGNLFLWTGYLGLSQSCVQRIVSVPSMRHARAALWIFCVGFIIIMTLNCFTGIVIFAKYFDCDPIKVGLVQKADKLLPFFVQDVVGNLKGMPGVFISCVFSAGLSTMSANLNSLAGLIYEDYIRPFKLFKHTDASANKTMKLLILVSGVYCIAMGLIVEQFGHILQMVVTIASVTQGAVMGIFCLGMLWPWANKHGALWGSASSVIVMSWIIAGAQMAISNKEITYPPKPTSVEGCYEYGFNVSASDFPTLVAPQDEAEFSIYNISFVWYSTVGTFMVFLVGIPVSYFTGSQDMRNFRPKLISPLVHWLLPEEVRQNEFSLKPENDKLTAEPIKEWTFTANEAEKYKDRHGVVEQTL; this is encoded by the exons ATGGTGAAATCGATCACGGCCAATCCGCAGGGCGTGTTCTCGGTGGAGGACTACACCGTGTTCGCGATCATGCTCGGTATCTCGACCGCGATCGGTGTGTATTTTGGGATTTTCCAGAAgcggaaaaaccaaacgacAGAAGAGTATCTGCTGGGCGGGCGGAAGATGAAAACGTTTCCGATTGCGATATCGCTGATTGCAAG TCAGCTGTCTGGCGTTTCGATTATGTCGGTCCCAGCGGAAATGTACTCGTACGGGGCCCAGTACTGGATCATCGCACCGACCATGATCGTCATCACGATGATCATCAACTACATCTTCGTGCCGGTGTTCTACAGCAATCACATCACCAACTGCTACCAGTACCTGGAGGATCGGTTCAGCCCGGCGGTGAAGAAGTTCGTCACGTTCACGTACGTGCTGAACATCTACCTGATCCTGCCGATCTTCATCTTCATTCCGGCGCTGGCCTTCTCGCAGGTCACCGGCATCAACATCCACCTGATCAATGGGATCGTCTGTGGAGTTTGCATTTTCTACACGATGCTCGGTGGCATCAAGGCGGTCGTGTGGACGGACGTCGTGCAGGGCATGATCATGTTCGTGTCCTGCTTTCTGGTGGTGGTTATCGGTGTCGCCAAGATCGGTGGACTGTCGGAGGTGTACGAGCGGGCTATGGCCGGGGATCGATTGGAAATTTTCGA CATGACGTTAGACGCGACAACCCGCCAGACGTTCTGGACGTCCAGCGTGGGCAATCTGTTTCTGTGGACCGGGTATCTTGGGCTGAGTCAGAGCTGCGTGCAGCGAATAGTGTCCGTACCGAGCATGCGACATGCCCGAGCGGCTCTTTGGATCTTTTGCGTCgggttcatcatcatcatgacgCTGAACTGCTTCACCGGCATCGTTATCTTCGCGAAGTATTTCGACTGCGACCCGATTAAGGTCGGACTGGTGCAGAAAGCCGACAAGCTGTTGCCGTTTTTCGTGCAGGACGTCGTGGGCAACCTGAAGGGCATGCCAGGTGTGTTCATTTCGTGCGTCTTCAGTGCAGGGTTGAG CACAATGTCCGCCAACTTAAACTCCCTGGCGGGACTCATCTACGAGGACTACATTCGACCGTTTAAACTGTTCAAACACACCGACGCGTCAGCGAACAAGACCATGAAGCTACTGATCCTCGTGAGCGGCGTGTACTGCATTGCGATGGGTTTGATTGTGGAGCAGTTTGGGCACATCCTGCAGATGGTTGTCACGATTGCCAGCGTGACGCAGGGTGCCGTGATGGGTATCTTCTGTCTCGGTATGCTGTGGCCATGGGCAAACAAGCACGGTGCCCTCTGGGGTTCGGCATCGAGCGTGATTGTGATGTCTTGGATCATAGCGGGTGCCCAGATGGCGATCAGCAACAAGGAGATCACCTATCCGCCCAAACCAACCAGCGTTGAAGGCTGCTATGAATATGGATTCAACGTATCGGCGTCTGATTTCCCGACACTCGTGGCGCCGCAGGACGAGGCCGAGTTTTCAATCTACAACATATCGTTCGTCTGGTACTCGACCGTCGGCACGTTCATGGTGTTTTTGGTGGGTATTCCCGTGAGCTACTTCACCGGGTCTCAGGATATGCGCAACTTCCGACCGAAGTTAATTTCCCCGCTGGTCCACTGGTTGCTGCCGGAGGAAGTGCGTCAAAATGAATTTTCTCTTAAACCGGAAAATGA CAAACTTACTGCGGAGCCGATAAAAGAATGGACATTTACCGCTAATGAAGCAGAGAAGTATAAAGATCGGCATGGAGTGGTAGAACAAACTCTATAG
- the LOC128731891 gene encoding pro-resilin-like produces MNSFAVFLAIASLAAVAVAEPPSPYSYNRPSGGHGGGYSQGGSSGGYSHGGSSGGGGYSHGGGGYSNGGGYAPSVSSFSSSSSFTTGGGGYQAVPAGVQTSEGLNVDPQLLNEIRQILLREESQSSSSSGGFGGYPSAPSSSYGAPSGSYGPPSSQYGAPAGGYSTRVVGIDLEGVKQAIQVAQFLQSSSASVPSGSYGAPSAPSGSYGAPSAPSGSYGAPSRPSSTYGAPF; encoded by the exons ATGAACAGCTTTGCCGTG TTTCTGGCGATCGCCTCTTTGGCGGCTGTGGCCGTCGCTGAGCCACCATCCCCGTACAGCTACAACCGGCCTTCTGGTGGCCATGGAGGTGGCTACAGCCAAGGAGGCAGCAGTGGCGGTTATAGCCATGGAGGtagcagcggtggtggtggttacAGCCATGGAGGTGGCGGATACTCGAATGGAGGAGGATACGCACCGAGCGTCAGCAGTTTCTCGAGTTCGTCCTCCTTCACGACCGGCGGTGGCGGTTATCAGGCCGTTCCGGCCGGCGTTCAGACCTCCGAGGGTTTGAACGTTGACCCGCAGCTGTTGAACGAGATCCGTCAGATTCTGCTGCGTGAGGAAAGCCAATCGTCCTCCTCGTCCGGTGGTTTCGGAGGATATCCGTCGGCTCCGTCGAGCAGCTACGGTGCTCCATCGGGTTCGTATGGACCGCCTTCGTCGCAGTATGGTGCTCCTGCCGGTGGATATTCGACCCGTGTCGTTGGCATTGACCTCGAAGGAGTTAAGCAGGCGATCCAGGTGGCACAGTTCCTGCAGAGTTCGTCCGCTTCGGTCCCGTCTGGCTCGTACGGTGCCCCATCGGCTCCGTCTGGCTCGTACGGTGCTCCATCGGCACCGTCCGGTTCGTACGGTGCTCCGTCGCGTCCGTCCAGCACGTACGGTGCTCCTTTCTAA
- the LOC128720681 gene encoding glycine, alanine and asparagine-rich protein-like — translation MRAFGVAFVCVAALVAVVLAEAPLPGGGGYPGGNGGNGGYGGNGGGGNGFGGGNGGGAGPLLQKPTGQQTTEGLMIDPQLLEQVKMVLLQHESESASNGGSSGPSSSYGPPRNMERVVGLMLEQPVQSIQLAEYWQGDQQPPSNSYGPPSGSYGAPQ, via the exons ATGCGTGCTTTCGGTGTTGCGTTCGTG TGCGTAGCCGCGCTGGTTGCGGTTGTCCTGGCGGAAGCACCCCTACCCGGTGGTGGCGGATATCcgggtggaaatggtggaaatggTGGCTACGGTGGtaacggtggcggtggtaatGGTTTTGGCGGTGGAAACGGAGGCGGTGCTGGACCTTTGCTGCAGAAACCGACCGGCCAGCAAACGACCGAAGGGCTAATGATCGATCCTCAGCTGCTGGAACAGGTGAAGATGGTTCTGCTGCAGCACGAAAGCGAATCCGCGTCCAACGGTGGCTCAAGTGGACCCAGCAGCTCGTACGGGCCACCACGTAACATGGAACGTGTTGTTGGGCTGATGCTGGAACAACCCGTCCAAAGCATCCAGCTGGCTGAATACTGGCAGGGTGATCAACAGCCACCGAGCAACTCGTACGGACCACCAAGCGGCTCGTACGGTGCTCCTCAGTAA